DNA sequence from the Longimicrobium sp. genome:
AGAGAAGGGTGCCAAAGAGGGCGCAGACGGCGCCCTCCACCGTCTTTCCGGGGCTCACCTTGGGGATCAGCTTGCGCTTTCCCCAGGTCCGCCCGCCGAAGTAGGCGAAGCTGTCGTTGATCCAGGTGAGCACTACCGGCGCCAGCAGGATGACCATGCCGTGCAGCGGCGATTCCACGCCCGGCAGGTGGCGCAGGAAGAGCGCGAAGAGGAGGAGCCCCGTGTACGCCGCGCCGAACACGGTGACCGACACCGCGAGAAGCGGGTCGCCGGCGACGCCGCGCGCCCAGATGGCCGCCGTGCACGCCACGATCACGGTCGCGGCCACGATGCCGAAGAGGAGCGGGTTGTCCAGCCCGCGCGTGGGCCACAGCGCCGCCGCCGCCACCAGCGCGACCGCCCCCGCCGCGCCCAGAGCCGGGAGCGCGCGGGGGCCCTTGAGCGCGGCCATGCGGAACAATTCCAGCGCGGAAAGCGCGGCGGATGCCGCCAGCAGCGCGGCCAGCACCCAGCCTCCCAGGTACATCGCCCCCACCGCCACGGGAATCAGCACCGCGGCGACGAGGGTGCGGGTCAGCGTCTCGTTGCGCGCCACGGCGTCAGCTCGCCAGCACGCGCCCGAAGCGGCGCTCCCGGCGCTGGAAGTCGCGGATGGCGCCGAAGAGGTGCTCGCGCGTGAAGTCGGGCCAGAGCACGGGGGTCACGTGGATCTCGGAGTAGGCGAGCTGCCAGAGCATGAAGTTGGAGATCCTCATCTCGCCGGAGGTGCGGATCAGGAGGTCGGGATCGGGGTCGCTCGCGGTGTACAGCTGCTGGGCGAAGAGCTTCTCGTCGATCTCGCCGGGGACGAGCGTGCCGTCCAGGACGCGCTCGGCCAGGCGGCGCGCGGCGTTCACGATCTCGGTGCGCGAGCCGTACGAGATGGCCAGGTTCAGCCGCAGCCGCCGCCCGCCGGCCGTGTGGTCCACCAGCGACTCCATGGCGCGGCGGGTGCGCGGCGACAGGCGGTCCACCTCGCCGATCATGTGCACCTCCACGCCCTTGCCGCGCAGGTCCTCCCGTTCGCGGCGCACGTACAGCTCCAGCAGCGCCATCAGCGCGGAGACCTCGGCCGGCGGGCGGCCCCAGTTCTCCTGCGAGAAGGCGTACAGCGTCAGCACCTCCACCCCGGCATCGGCGGAGGCCTCCACCACCTCGCGCACGGCACGCATCCCGGCGCGGTGCCCAAAGGTGCGCGGGCGGCTCCGCTGCTTCGCCCACCTGCCGTTGCCATCCATGATGATGGCCACGTGCCGGGGGATCTCTCCGCCGGTGCGGATCTGCTGGAGGAGGTCGCTGCTGGACATGCGGGGGAAGATGGACCCCGGAGAGAGGTTTGTCAAAGCAAGGAGTTGGCGGCGAAGTGCCGGCACGGCCGTTTCACGCAGAGACGCAGAGAAAAACAGCAAGGGAACGGAGAGAACCGCTTTCCGCGGTTCTTTCCGTTCCCTCTGTGTCTCTGTGTGAAACCGCCGTCTTCGAGGTCAGACCTCCATCACCTCGGCTTCCTTGTGCTTCAGGATCTCCTCGACCTTGCCGATGTACTGGTCGGTGAGCTTCTGCACCTTGTCCTGCTCGCGGCGGACGTCGTCCTCGGAGAGGCCTTCCTTCTTCTGGCTGGCCTTGACCTCGTCGTTGGCGTCCTTGCGCGCCTGCCGCACCGCCACGCGGGCCTCCTCCGCCATCTTGTGGAGGTGCTTCACGAACTCGCGGCGGCGCTCCTCGGTCAGCGCCGGGATGGGGATGCGGATGATGCTCCCGTCGTTGGACGGGTTCAGCCCCAGGTCGCTCTCGCGCAGCCCGCGGTCGATCTCCTTCAGCAGGCTCTTGTCCCACGGCGTGATGGTGAGGAGGCGCGGCTCGGGCGCCGCCACCGTTCCCACCTGGTTCAGCGGCACCTTGCTCCCGTACGCCTCCACGCGGATCGAGTCCAGCAGCGCCGGCGACGCCTTGCCGGTGCGCACGCTGGCGAACTCGCGGCGCAGCGCTTCCAGGGCGCTCTCCATCCGCTGGCGGGCCTTATCCAGACTGGGCATTGGCTTTCGACTCGCGGCTCAGGTGGGTGTGGGTTCCGGCTCGCTGTCCAGCGCCGGCGCCTTCGAGTGGACCAGCGTTCCGATCCTCTCGCCGTTGATGGCGTCGGCCACCGCGCGGCGCTTGTCCAGGTTCAGCACCAGGATGGGGATGTCGTTCTCCTTGCACAGCGAGAGCCCCGCCGCATCCATTACCCCCAGCTCGCGCGAGAGCGCGTCCAGGTAGGTGATCTCCGGGATGAAGACGGCGTCGGCGTTCTTCTTGGGGTCGGACGAGTAGATGCCGTCCACCTTGGTCGCCTTGATGATGACGTCCGCCTCCATCTCGATGCCGCGCAGCACCGCCGCGGTGTCGGTGGAGAAGTACGGGTTTCCCGTGCCCCCGGCAAAGATCACCACGCGCCCCTTCTCCAGGTGCCGCATGGCGCGGCGGCGCACGTAGGGCTCGGCCAGCTGCTCCAGGCGGATCGCCGTCAGCACGCGCGTGTGCACGCCCTTGCGCTCCAGGACGTCCTGCATCGCCAGGGCGTTGATGATGGTGGCCAGCATCCCCATGTAGTCCGCGTTGACGCGGTCCATGCCTTCGGCGCTGGCCGCCGTCCCGCGGACGATGTTCCCCCCGCCGATCACCAGGCCGAGGGCCACGCCCATGTCGTGGACGTGCTTGATCTCCTCCGTGATGCGGTCCACCACCGGCGGGGAGATCCCGAACCTCTGATCTCCGGCGAGGGCCTCGCCGGAGATCTTGAGGAGGACCCGGCGATACTTCAGACCATCCACCCCCTCGCCGGGGGCGACCGATCCCAGCTCGCCGGCGGCGCTCACTGCTCGCCCAGCTGGTAGCGGGTGAAGCGGCGCACCTCGATCTTCTCGCCCGTCGTGCCGGAGACGTGGGTGATCATCTCCCCCACCGTCTGGTCCGGGTTCTTGACGAAGGGCTGCTCCAGGAGCACGCTCTCCGCGTAGAACTTCTCCACCTTGCCGTCCACGATCTTGTCCCAGATGTGCTCCGGTTTCCCGCTCTCGCGCATCTGCTCGCGGTACACGTTGCGCTCGCGCTCCAGCACCTCGGCCGAGATCTGGTCGCGCGACACGGAGGTGGGCGCCGCCGCCGCGATGTGCATGGCGATGTCGCGCACCAGCGCCTGGAAGGTGTCGTTGCGGGCCACGAAGTCCGTCTCGCACCCGACCTCCACCATCACGCCGATCTTGCCACCCATGTGGATGTAGGCGCCCACCGCGCCCTCGGTGGCCTCGCGCTCGGCGCGCTTGGCGGCCTTGGCCGCGCCGCGCGTGCGCAGCAGGTCGATCGCCTTCTCCTGGTCGCCGCCGGCCTCGGTGAGGGCGGTCTTGCACTCCATCATCCCCGCGCCGGTACGGTCGCGGAGCGCCTTTACGTCCTGGGCAGTGAAGCTCATAGCCGTTTCGGTATCCTCGTAGGTCCGTTAAGTCCAGTGCCGCGCCCCCGGCGCGGCTGCAAAAATCGGGGCCACGAGCGCTTTGCGCCAGTGGCCCCGAGAAACTACCCGGCCGTCGGCGCGCCTTACTCCGCGTCGCCGCCCTCGGCCCCGCCCTCGGCGCCCATGCCGCCGGCACCCGGTCCACCGGTCGTGCGGCGCTTGCGGCGCGGGCGGCGCTTCTGGCCGTCGCGGTCGCCACGGTCCGCCGGAGCCCCGGCGCCCGTCTCGGTGGAGTACGACGTCACCTCCGCCTCGTCGGCGCGGCGGCGCGCCTCATCCGGCATCGACATGCGGGCCTCGTGCGCCGCGTCGGCCATGGCGGCCGAGATCACGGTCACCGAGCGGATGGCGTCGTCGTTGCCGGCGATCGGCACCGTGAGCACGTCCGGGTCCGCGTTGGTGTCGGCGATGGCCAGCACCGGGATCCCCAGCTTGTTGGCTTCCTGAACCGCGATGCGCTCCTTCTTGGAGTCCACCACGAAGAGCGCCCCCGGCAGGCGGGCCATGTCCTTGACGCCGCTCAGGTACTTCTCCAGCCGCTCGCGCTCGCGGTCCAGCATCAGGCGCTCCTTCTTCGTGTAGAAGTCGAAGGCGCCCTCCTCCTGCCCGCG
Encoded proteins:
- a CDS encoding phosphatidate cytidylyltransferase, with the protein product MARNETLTRTLVAAVLIPVAVGAMYLGGWVLAALLAASAALSALELFRMAALKGPRALPALGAAGAVALVAAAALWPTRGLDNPLLFGIVAATVIVACTAAIWARGVAGDPLLAVSVTVFGAAYTGLLLFALFLRHLPGVESPLHGMVILLAPVVLTWINDSFAYFGGRTWGKRKLIPKVSPGKTVEGAVCALFGTLLSAVGYGFLLARFPSYQMGIVEAAAFGVLISVSSQTGDLAESLFKRDVGVKDSGKLLPGHGGALDRFDSLFFTLPIGYAFFRYVVGA
- a CDS encoding isoprenyl transferase, coding for MSSSDLLQQIRTGGEIPRHVAIIMDGNGRWAKQRSRPRTFGHRAGMRAVREVVEASADAGVEVLTLYAFSQENWGRPPAEVSALMALLELYVRREREDLRGKGVEVHMIGEVDRLSPRTRRAMESLVDHTAGGRRLRLNLAISYGSRTEIVNAARRLAERVLDGTLVPGEIDEKLFAQQLYTASDPDPDLLIRTSGEMRISNFMLWQLAYSEIHVTPVLWPDFTREHLFGAIRDFQRRERRFGRVLAS
- the frr gene encoding ribosome recycling factor, whose protein sequence is MPSLDKARQRMESALEALRREFASVRTGKASPALLDSIRVEAYGSKVPLNQVGTVAAPEPRLLTITPWDKSLLKEIDRGLRESDLGLNPSNDGSIIRIPIPALTEERRREFVKHLHKMAEEARVAVRQARKDANDEVKASQKKEGLSEDDVRREQDKVQKLTDQYIGKVEEILKHKEAEVMEV
- the pyrH gene encoding UMP kinase, with product MSAAGELGSVAPGEGVDGLKYRRVLLKISGEALAGDQRFGISPPVVDRITEEIKHVHDMGVALGLVIGGGNIVRGTAASAEGMDRVNADYMGMLATIINALAMQDVLERKGVHTRVLTAIRLEQLAEPYVRRRAMRHLEKGRVVIFAGGTGNPYFSTDTAAVLRGIEMEADVIIKATKVDGIYSSDPKKNADAVFIPEITYLDALSRELGVMDAAGLSLCKENDIPILVLNLDKRRAVADAINGERIGTLVHSKAPALDSEPEPTPT
- the tsf gene encoding translation elongation factor Ts — protein: MSFTAQDVKALRDRTGAGMMECKTALTEAGGDQEKAIDLLRTRGAAKAAKRAEREATEGAVGAYIHMGGKIGVMVEVGCETDFVARNDTFQALVRDIAMHIAAAAPTSVSRDQISAEVLERERNVYREQMRESGKPEHIWDKIVDGKVEKFYAESVLLEQPFVKNPDQTVGEMITHVSGTTGEKIEVRRFTRYQLGEQ
- the rpsB gene encoding 30S ribosomal protein S2, which encodes MAQPSIQDLLEAGVHFGHQTSRWNPKMRKFIFAERNGIYIIDLKKTLRQIELAQELVRSIVSRGERILFVCTKKQLRQVIQSEAERSNSFYVTERWLGGMLTNFATIKKQIRRLRELERGQEEGAFDFYTKKERLMLDRERERLEKYLSGVKDMARLPGALFVVDSKKERIAVQEANKLGIPVLAIADTNADPDVLTVPIAGNDDAIRSVTVISAAMADAAHEARMSMPDEARRRADEAEVTSYSTETGAGAPADRGDRDGQKRRPRRKRRTTGGPGAGGMGAEGGAEGGDAE